From one Candidatus Poribacteria bacterium genomic stretch:
- a CDS encoding exo-alpha-sialidase: protein PEKYTWNGAGPLLQLAPDRWMYPLETWKPEGYEGPPDQKAAAVFSADQGQTWGEFTVVADDLTGALLWWDQMCALLPDGRIYTLIWTHQYGTSEDLTNHWVISEDGGRTWSEPRPTNLRGQVCTPIPLPDGRVAAIYNFRHEPQGIHVALTEDLEHFDVENEVVVFDAGKEATLGEPENENFLAEHMQIAFGKPGGTLLPDGDVMTYFWCTVAGVTHTRWVKLRLED from the coding sequence CACCCGAAAAGTACACATGGAACGGGGCTGGACCTCTCTTACAACTCGCGCCGGATCGGTGGATGTACCCCCTCGAAACGTGGAAGCCGGAGGGGTATGAAGGTCCCCCCGATCAGAAGGCAGCGGCGGTATTCTCAGCGGATCAGGGACAGACGTGGGGCGAGTTCACCGTCGTCGCAGATGACCTCACAGGAGCGTTGCTCTGGTGGGATCAGATGTGCGCCCTCCTGCCAGATGGACGCATCTATACCCTAATCTGGACGCACCAATACGGAACCTCTGAGGATCTGACGAACCACTGGGTAATTTCCGAAGATGGGGGACGCACCTGGTCCGAACCCCGACCAACGAATCTGCGGGGGCAGGTCTGCACCCCCATCCCGCTGCCCGACGGTCGCGTGGCAGCGATTTACAATTTCCGACACGAACCCCAAGGCATCCACGTAGCACTGACCGAAGATCTTGAACATTTCGACGTGGAGAACGAGGTGGTGGTCTTTGATGCAGGAAAAGAGGCGACCCTCGGCGAACCTGAGAACGAGAACTTCCTCGCTGAACACATGCAAATCGCTTTTGGCAAGCCCGGCGGGACACTCTTACCGGACGGGGATGTGATGACCTATTTCTGGTGTACTGTAGCAGGAGTCACCCATACGCGCTGGGTGAAACTACGATTGGAAGACTAA